One Bacillus amyloliquefaciens DSM 7 = ATCC 23350 DNA window includes the following coding sequences:
- a CDS encoding DUF1934 domain-containing protein has product MKQETPITLHVKSVIEDDGNEEVIEFRTTGFYYVKQQKVYLSYYEEHDLGKVKTIVKVSEGEVLIMRSGAVKMNQRFITGASTITKYKMSFGELELETSTKSIQSDLGEEKGRISIAYDMHVGDEQQHLHNMTITYEGGTHA; this is encoded by the coding sequence ATGAAGCAAGAGACACCGATAACACTCCATGTGAAGTCTGTGATCGAGGATGACGGAAATGAGGAAGTCATCGAATTCCGTACTACCGGATTTTACTATGTAAAACAACAAAAAGTGTATCTATCTTATTATGAAGAACACGACCTAGGCAAAGTAAAAACGATTGTGAAGGTGAGCGAAGGCGAAGTCCTGATCATGAGGTCAGGCGCTGTTAAAATGAATCAGCGTTTCATAACGGGAGCTTCCACAATTACGAAATATAAAATGTCATTTGGTGAGCTTGAGCTGGAAACAAGCACAAAATCGATTCAATCTGATCTCGGTGAAGAAAAAGGCCGAATCAGCATCGCATATGACATGCATGTCGGAGACGAGCAGCAGCATTTACATAATATGACGATCACGTATGAGGGAGGAACTCACGCATGA
- the narK gene encoding nitrate transporter NarK: protein MINRQHIQLSLQSLSLVAGFMVWVLISSLISQMTSDIHLSKGEISLVTAIPVILGSLLRIPLGYLTNRYGARLMFMISFILLLFPVFWISIADSLFDLIAGGFFLGIGGAVFSIGVTSLPKYYPKEKHGAVNGIYGAGNIGTAITTFAAPVIAQAAGWKATVQMYLVLLAVFALLHVLFGDRHEKKVKVSVKTQMKAVYRNHVLWFLSLFYFITFGAFVAFTIYLPNFLVEHFGLTPADAGLRTAGFIAVSTLLRPAGGFLADKMNPLRILMFVFAGLTLSGVMLSFSPAIGLYAFGSLTVAVCSGIGNGTVFKLVPFYFSKQAGIANGIVSAMGGLGGFFPPLILASVFQATGQYAIGFMALSEVALASFVLVIWMYWQEKMKTHTERSSQSLHS from the coding sequence ATGATCAATCGTCAACATATTCAATTATCATTGCAGTCATTAAGCTTAGTGGCAGGGTTTATGGTGTGGGTGCTGATTTCATCACTCATTTCCCAAATGACATCAGATATTCATTTAAGCAAAGGCGAGATTTCATTGGTGACGGCGATTCCCGTTATTCTCGGATCGCTTCTCCGCATTCCATTAGGGTATTTGACGAACAGGTATGGGGCGCGGCTGATGTTTATGATCAGCTTCATCCTGCTTTTGTTTCCTGTGTTTTGGATCAGTATCGCGGATTCTCTGTTTGATTTAATCGCGGGCGGCTTTTTCTTAGGGATCGGCGGAGCGGTATTCTCCATTGGAGTGACCTCCCTTCCGAAATATTATCCGAAAGAAAAGCACGGTGCCGTCAATGGAATTTACGGTGCCGGAAACATCGGCACCGCCATTACCACATTTGCGGCGCCGGTTATTGCTCAAGCTGCGGGATGGAAAGCAACCGTGCAGATGTATCTGGTTTTGCTGGCTGTATTCGCATTACTGCACGTTTTATTCGGCGACCGGCATGAAAAGAAGGTCAAAGTTTCCGTAAAAACTCAAATGAAAGCCGTTTACCGAAATCATGTGCTTTGGTTTTTGAGCCTGTTTTATTTTATTACGTTTGGCGCCTTTGTCGCCTTTACTATCTATCTTCCGAACTTTTTGGTTGAGCATTTTGGGCTGACCCCGGCGGATGCCGGTCTGCGGACGGCCGGCTTTATTGCGGTCTCTACGCTGCTCAGGCCTGCGGGAGGATTTCTTGCTGATAAAATGAACCCGCTCCGCATTTTGATGTTCGTTTTCGCGGGTCTTACGCTATCAGGCGTTATGCTGTCATTCTCGCCGGCGATCGGCCTTTATGCGTTTGGGTCATTAACGGTGGCGGTCTGCTCAGGTATTGGGAACGGAACGGTATTTAAACTGGTGCCTTTCTATTTTTCAAAGCAGGCGGGAATTGCCAACGGGATTGTGTCTGCTATGGGCGGACTGGGCGGCTTTTTCCCTCCGCTGATTCTGGCAAGTGTATTTCAGGCAACAGGCCAATATGCCATCGGCTTTATGGCGCTTTCGGAGGTTGCGTTGGCGAGCTTTGTCCTTGTGATCTGGATGTATTGGCAGGAAAAAATGAAAACACATACAGAGAGAAGCAGTCAGAGCCTCCATTCATAA
- the argS gene encoding arginine--tRNA ligase, translating into MNIAEQMKDVLKEEIKAAVLKAGLAEESQIPSVLLETPKDKTHGDYSTNMAMQLARIAKKAPRQIAEEIVAAFDKGKASIEKMDIAGPGFINFYMNNGYLTKLIPSVLEAGEHYGETNVGQGEKIQVEFVSANPTGDLHLGHARGAAVGDVLCSVLSKAGYDVSREYYINDAGNQINNLALSVEVRYFEALGLEKPMPEDGYRGEDIIAIGKKLAEDFGDRFVHEEESERQAFFREYGLKYELDKLRSDLENFRVPFDVWYSETSLYENGKIDQALEALREKGHVYEEDGATWFRSTTFGDDKDRVLIKKDGSYTYLLPDIAYHKDKLDRGFDKLINVWGADHHGYIPRMKAAIEALGYKKGTLEVEIIQLVHLYKNGEKMKMSKRTGKAVTMRDLIEEVGLDAVRYFFAMRSADTHMDFDLDLAVSTSNENPVYYAQYAHARICSMLRQGEEQGLKPAADLDFSHIQSEKEYDLLKTIGGFPEAVAEAAEKRIPHRITNYIYDLASALHSFYNAEKVIDPENKEKSRARLALMKATQITLNNALQLIGVSAPEKM; encoded by the coding sequence ATGAATATTGCGGAACAAATGAAGGACGTGCTGAAGGAAGAAATCAAAGCGGCCGTTCTGAAAGCGGGCCTGGCGGAAGAAAGCCAGATTCCAAGCGTACTGTTAGAAACGCCGAAAGACAAAACACACGGTGATTATTCCACAAACATGGCGATGCAGCTGGCGAGAATCGCCAAAAAAGCGCCGCGCCAAATTGCCGAGGAGATCGTGGCGGCATTTGATAAAGGCAAGGCTTCCATTGAAAAGATGGATATTGCGGGGCCGGGCTTCATCAACTTTTACATGAACAACGGCTACTTAACAAAACTGATTCCGTCCGTGCTTGAAGCCGGTGAACATTACGGAGAGACAAACGTCGGACAAGGCGAAAAGATTCAGGTGGAATTCGTGTCCGCCAACCCGACGGGAGATCTTCACTTAGGCCATGCGCGCGGCGCGGCAGTAGGTGACGTGCTGTGCAGCGTGCTTTCTAAAGCGGGCTATGATGTGAGCCGCGAATACTATATTAATGATGCGGGCAATCAGATTAACAATCTGGCGCTCTCCGTTGAAGTCCGTTATTTTGAGGCGCTCGGTCTTGAAAAACCGATGCCGGAAGACGGCTACCGGGGCGAAGATATTATCGCTATCGGGAAAAAGCTTGCCGAAGATTTCGGTGACCGCTTCGTACATGAAGAGGAGAGCGAACGTCAGGCGTTTTTCCGTGAATACGGCTTAAAGTACGAGCTTGATAAACTCCGCTCCGACCTGGAGAATTTCCGCGTGCCGTTTGACGTATGGTATTCTGAAACATCACTGTACGAAAACGGAAAAATCGATCAGGCGCTTGAGGCGCTTCGCGAAAAGGGCCATGTATACGAAGAGGACGGCGCGACATGGTTCCGTTCCACAACGTTCGGTGACGACAAAGACCGTGTGCTGATCAAAAAAGACGGCTCATACACTTATCTGCTTCCGGACATCGCATACCATAAAGACAAGCTTGACCGCGGCTTCGACAAGCTCATCAATGTGTGGGGCGCGGATCACCACGGCTATATTCCACGTATGAAAGCGGCAATTGAAGCGCTCGGTTACAAAAAAGGCACATTGGAAGTTGAAATCATTCAGCTCGTTCATTTATATAAAAACGGCGAAAAAATGAAGATGAGCAAACGTACGGGGAAAGCCGTAACGATGCGTGACCTGATTGAAGAGGTCGGCCTTGACGCGGTCCGTTATTTCTTCGCGATGCGCAGCGCCGATACGCATATGGATTTTGACCTGGATCTTGCCGTATCTACATCAAACGAAAACCCTGTGTATTACGCGCAATACGCGCATGCCCGTATTTGCAGCATGCTACGCCAAGGGGAAGAGCAGGGACTTAAACCGGCGGCAGATCTTGATTTCAGCCATATTCAATCAGAAAAAGAATACGATCTGCTGAAAACGATCGGCGGATTCCCTGAAGCTGTGGCGGAGGCGGCGGAAAAACGCATCCCGCACCGGATCACCAACTACATTTATGATTTGGCATCCGCTCTTCACAGCTTCTACAATGCGGAAAAAGTCATCGATCCTGAAAATAAAGAGAAGAGCCGCGCGCGTCTGGCTTTAATGAAAGCGACGCAAATTACGCTGAACAACGCGCTTCAGCTGATCGGCGTATCGGCTCCGGAAAAAATGTAA